A single window of Zea mays cultivar B73 chromosome 10, Zm-B73-REFERENCE-NAM-5.0, whole genome shotgun sequence DNA harbors:
- the LOC103641335 gene encoding probable sugar phosphate/phosphate translocator At3g14410: protein MERGDGGSGRPPAERKAAWRDGAVTYFHLLFYIAISGGQIFFNKWVLSSKEINFPYPVALTLLHMVFSSVVCFAITKVFKIIKIEEGMTTDIYITSVIPIGGMFAMTLWLGNSAYLYISVAFAQMLKAIMPVAVFLLGAAFGLEEMSYKMLSIMSVISVGVIVASVGEITISWVGVVYQMGGVVAEALRLIFIEIFLKKKGVKLNLISMMYYVSPCSAVCLFIPWLFLEKPKMDDSISWNFPPFTLFLNCLCTFVLNMSVFLVISRTSALTARVTGVVRDWSVVLLSAAIFADTQLTFINIIGYAIAIAGVVAYNNHKLKVKPQANPQQGDENKVISGSTQDVVLSVSSAKETS from the exons ATGGAGAGAGGCGATGGCGGGAGCGGGAGGCCGCCGGCCGAGAGGAAGGCGGCGTGGAGGGACGGCGCCGTCACCTACTTCCACCTCCTCTTCTACATCGCCATCTCCGGCGGCCAGATCTTCTTCAACAAG TGGGTCTTATCCTCCAAAGAGATCAACTTTCCCTATCCCGTGGCACTGACTCTGCTGCACATGGTCTTCTCCTCTGTAGTGTGCTTTGCAATCACAAAAGTTTTCAAG ATCATAAAGATTGAGGAGGGAATGACTACAGATAT ATATATTACTTCAGTCATTCCAATTGGAGGAATGTTTGCAATGACACTTTGGCTAGGGAACAGTGCGTACCTCTACATATCTGTCGCATTTGCACAGATGTTGAAGGCAATAA TGCCTGTAGCCGTGTTTCTTCTGGGAGCAGCATTTGGCCTGGAAGAAATGAGCTATAAAATGCTTTCTATCATGTCTGTCATCAGTGTTGGAGTTATTGTGGCTTCTGTTGGTGAAATTACAATCAGTTGGGTTGGAGTGGTTTACCAGATGGGTGGAGTTGTTGCGGAAGCCCTAAGACTTATCTTCATTGAGATATTTCTGAAGAAAAAGGGTGTCAAGCTCAACTTGATATCCATGATGTACTATGTTAGCCCTTGCAG tgCTGTATGCCTCTTTATTCCCTGGCTGTTCTTAGAGAAGCCAAAGATGGATGATAGTATTTCATGGAACTTCCCACCATTCACATTGTTCTTAAACTGCCTGTGCACCTTTGTACTCAATATGTCGGTTTTCCTTGTCATATCAAGGACTAGTGCGCTGACGGCTCGAGTTACTGGTGTCGTGAGGGATTGGTCCGTAGTTTTGCTGTCAGCTGCCATCTTTGCTGATACACAGCTTACCTTCATAAACATAATTGGTTATGCCATAG CCATAGCTGGTGTTGTTGCGTATAACAACCACAAGCTCAAGGTAAAACCCCAAGCGAACCCACAGCAAGGCGACGAGAACAAGGTCATCTCAGGAAGCACTCAAGATGTGGTGTTATCAGTGAGCTCAGCAAAAGAAACTTCGTAG